Below is a genomic region from Enoplosus armatus isolate fEnoArm2 chromosome 10, fEnoArm2.hap1, whole genome shotgun sequence.
ACTACATTTTGTAACTTCCTATTATGCAGTGTTATCGTCACATGTTTTCATGAATACGTCACCTTATGGCGACAGTTTGAATGTTTGTGGTTATTTAGCCCTTGTCTAGGTCTTAGAGGCATCATACGCGCTGGAGCAATCAGAATCGGCTTTATTGGCAAAGTATGTGAActcatacaaggaatttgactccgtttttttgttttacgcAATGTAGTTCCACAGAAATAgtaatacaacaaaaacaaggaaaacaaagctgaacaaaggtaacataaaacataaaaaattgaaaaatacGAGTAGGTGAAAAAAGATTTACAGtctgacgtgtgtgtgtatgtatatatatatatatatatgtatgtatatacatatataaatatataaacaatacaacaatgaacAACTACATACAATGCCTATATACATGTCAGACTGTAAATTGCAAACAAGAAGACAAAGtgcaaatcagaatcagaaatcagaaaggatccccggggggaaattatacaatatgctggaataaatatttaatgattAATGTAACATGTAATAGGTAGATTATAGgcagtatatacatgtatatatgtcaaTATACAGTCCAAGACAGTGGCTTGGatttttatttgacagtgatGATATGTACATGTTTAAAACTGTGTATTTAATCTCTAAAATATATAATACCACGCTGTGGTGCCCAGGTTAATGAATATCTCACCTAAAACATCAGTATCTCACAAAACTTGCATACACAAATATGTACAACATTATAGCAATCAGCATTAAAGGGTCATACATTACTGCAACATTgcagaaatgttgaaattaatGTGTTGTTTACAATGTACCTGCAACATCATCAACATGTATTATGAACCAGAAACATGATAGAACAGATAAATAGTACGTGATTGGACAAACATCATGTCCACTGTCTTTCAAAATAGGTATAAAGGATTAATAGTGctccttcccctctctgtgCTTCCGTGTATGTTAGGTTACTTTAGCACTTCGTTTATTCAATCTGAGCAATAACAGCACAGGGCAAAGCGGccatgtcattttcattttaaacttctccatctgtctgtttcatatTAGTAATTGCATTTTATCACCCTTACTGACGCTTGCCTGTCAGACAAGGGTGAGGGCTGCTACTCCTCATCGCAACCCTAACAGACAGTCGTAATGTGAAGCATGGCCGGGGAAGGCGAAAAGAAACCAGTGCTGGAGATGGTAAGAAGCGAAAATGCCTTATGCTTGTTGATATTGTATACAGGTGCATGGCGTTGCGACTGTCAAACTCTGTAAGAAAGTGTTCAACTAAAGTCGCTGATGATAGCATTTCTACCGCCTGTAAACTCCTCACGTGGGTAGCTACACAAGCTAGCAGTTACAAAATAGTTTTTCCACCTGAAGTGCGTTAACAGCTGTCTCTTTAATGCAGCCTTAGCTGTGGACTCACATAATGAGTGGTGTCATGCTAAAGCAAAGGTTACCTGAAACGTAAATCACTACTTACTTTACATTTGCTTCGTTGTCAGTCCATAGCGGACTCAGAGTTTCTCCACTGGGGGGCAGTGTTTACACAGGCCCGAGACTTCTCTCAGTTTGTCAGTATGCTGCTCAATAACTGATGCTCATCATCTTTGAGATAATACGTATTGGATGTATTGGCAATGCATTATAGTTCCCTCTCCATATGACTGATTCTCCCACTCACTAATCCCCGAGGCTTGAGTTGGGTAATGTTTCTCTTTTAatatcagtgtttctgttgtgttttaggtCCAGGCTGATGGAGCCGATGAGGGCTGTGTGACATTTGTACTGCACGAAGAAGACCATACACTGGGCAACTCCCTCAGATATATGATCATGAAGACGtcagtgttttgctttttttttaaaaaacattttaaaatgtttttaacaaactgctgctgtaaacTGTGATCACGAGTTTGACCTGCTTTCCTTTGAGAAGAATTTAAACGTTAACCCTACTCCCATGCTGCGTGTTTGAAGTACAAAGACAATGATTGatcatttgattaattaatttgtgttatttgtgaTTTGACTCCAGCTGGAGGGGACTGACGATCATAACAAAAAGGGCCTCTGAAGTGCATATGTGTTTCCACTTTGTTCCCAGTGCTTTTGCTCTCAGTCAGCCCACGTCAGCTGGGATGAGCTGATAGTGgaaaaaataatagtaatataaaactaaaacaccTCCACCATCATTGATGAAAATCACAAATCTTGCTTTCATTGTCCCGTTTTCCGTCCAGTGTGGATGTGGACTTTTGTGGCTACACCATCACCCATCCGTCTGAGAGCAAGATCAACTTTCGCATTCAGACACGAGGTGAGAGACCACCCTGAAGCCCCCGTCGcttcatcttctttctcttgttcttgCAATCCaggtcagtttgtgtttgcgtACATGTGTAGGGCAGCTAGAGAGTAAGCCTTTTCCGGCTGTGTTGCAGAGTGAGCATGTTGATTGGAGTCTGGTGCATTCTCTCTGTCCACTCAGCCGAACATGAAAGGCCAGTGACTAACTTTACGTTACACacatgtaacccccccccttGCTCTTGACCACAGAGAGCTACAACCACTTGCCTTGTTACAAAATATCATCTGTCATCCGATTTGCTCAAAGTGCCTACAGATAACAGCAGCTCCATCACATGAATGGACTCTGCAAGACTAagaaaacaacttgtttttgttgttttttaaggtGCCTGGAAGCTCTTTCCTCGTGGCTTcatcacagaaatacacaattACCCTCCAGgcaccaggaaaaaaaaacatatttttagctatatttctatatttatttctgtcattATTACTTCCCACCATGACCACAGTGAAAACGGGTGGGTGGAAGTCCTCCATGTCAGTCGGGGAGAGGGCCAGGACTGCAGCTAACAattctgttcattcatttggtttcagtattgcattttttttttttttattaatcaatgAGATGACCATAACGAGATAGTGATGTTTACAAAATAGCTTTCTTGGTTTAATCAACATCCAGTAAAGCAAAAGTATTCTGTTTGTAATGATAAGAGCCTGAAAACAAGTAACTCATTGCACTTGTGCAGTAGTAAATACGTTTGGGTACATTAAGCGTTCTTTTCCTGTTGACCTGCTGAGTTGTCGGCCGGCAgtcatcagctgctgcagcatttgCTAATTTTTTCAAATTGAATTTAAAGATGTCATGTCTTTTCAAGGAAGAGGACAGAAGTGACGTTTCATCATATACTGTGAAAGGCTTTCTTGGCAGCAtttcttttggaaaaatgtatttattttacaataatcTTTTCTAATAATAATCTTTGCTGATTTACGGTATTTCTTTGGTCCAGTGTTTGATTTGACTGGGTCCCTTTCCTCAAAAGCGATTTGCAACCAGCACTTGAACACAGATTTTAATTAGTGTCGTGTCAAAAATGATTGTCACTTGCAAACTGTAGGTACATTTCAGGGTCCTACAGGACTCTTGCATGCTCATGCGTGTGTTGCaaatatgtcatttgttttgattcgTGAGAGAAAATGATTGCATGTTGCACATTACCGCTGGCATGCTgtaaattgattgattgatttgatttcttgATTTCTCCTGTTAACTCTGGCAGCCCTCAACATGGCCGCCTACAGTGTCAGTGGGTACAAAAATACGAGTGTTAACATCTGGGGTTTAGACAGCTGTTTGGAGCAGGATGAAAAGTCACAATGCTAAACTATCAGAGCAACTTTTATGCTGAATCCTGGAGAGATTATTGACCCAAGGCGTGCATGCATAACTCATGATTATTACTATTAGTGGTGGTGGTCTTCTTCAGATGAATGTACTGTCTGTTCCAGGGGGAATTCCAGCCACAGAGCCTCTGCGGAGGGGCCTGAATGAGCTCAGTGATGTTTGTCAACATGTTCTCAACACCTTTCAGGTAAACCTGTGTGTCCATTTGATACATTAATCACCGTCTCTTATTGAGAAAAATAAACCAGCAGTGGTTGGATATTGATTTCTGGGTTAGCAGTTTCTGCAGTTCATATagaaaaataatacaatttggttattttaaatgaaaacatgaataaataagttTATGATAGTTACTGCACATACATAACCATGTCTAAGTGTTAGGATATAAAGGTGGACATACAGTTCCCCAAAAGTCAACtcaaaacatctcgatcgccccctggtgtctggctgcagtataggtcatatGTCAAATGGGCCAAACtgaaaaatcaaagtacatgACAAATAGAATTTTCCCAatttaggtagttcttatcaagctgatgtttgttcaagtgttcgtttttctgataagtttggttgTAATTAGtaatgctataaaaagggggtgagatgtcatgattgacagctgtgattgactgcggtgtgctcgcgattgggtcgggcagGTGTATAGGCGGGACCTTGACGCCACGGCTCCACCCCCCGATCACTACTGCACAGGCTCTGGCTCCAAATGGCGTCGCCTGAGCAAGACGGCAGCACCCctatccgggatattttggcttcatttttgcagagtgggaggaagtggagactcAGTCTATGGTTAGGATCCACAGTCAAACCCCAAATTTGGCCAGTTTACTtgtaattcacattttctgttgactCACAAAAATGGGAGGGCTTGTTCACTGAGCAGGGAGCATCATCAGTCAACAGCTGCTGCCAGGCTGGAGGCTCCTTGTCTCTGCCCACCACAGGGCTCCTGTACATGAGCTGACACCTCTCTACAGAGGAAGGCGAACCTTTCATTTCCACACATGGAAGAATATTATTTTCATGTGGGATACAAGAAGAAGCTGTGGGTTGTCTGGTTGGCTCTGTATATTAGTCCCATAGTGAAAGGAAAGTCAGCCATCACTGATTTTAAGTTTAACAATGCCCACACTGTCTCAACTCCAATTCTGACTAcatgttcttttatttcattccaGGCAAGAGTTGATGAGTTCAAAGAGAAGCAGGAGCAGCCCATGGAATGAAGAGCATCACACATGAGATACAGTTTCTACtaacaaactgtaaaaatctTACCTTGATTTGTCCCTTTTTAGAGGATGGAAAGTTCGATCATGTCACATTCAAACATTtgtacagttttcttttttgtattattttggaagtggtgtgtgtgatgtatcATAAATGTATATGATAAATATGTCCTGTGTTCATAATTCCTGAATTTTTGGAACAGTTAGCGAAATTAATTTACAACATTAAACAGAGCCAACAAAGactttaattttctttctttcttctttttttttttgaacttCATGGAAAGATTTCTAACACAAATATCACTCAACGACATTTGACTTGTGCTGTAATATTTGCTTTTCAACTACTCGTGTAACACTGTTTGAAGGACGTCCAAACCGTGATGAGTTTCTCAAACACCAAATTGCTCTCATCTGGTCTTTTGAAGCTGTGTTTGAGGAGCGAAGGAAGAATTGGAAGCTACAATGTCCTTATTAGCAGAGGAATGTGGTGTGAGAGACTTCATGCGGTGccagggaggcagagagggaaaacgTGGGGAGACGAAGTGTAAATAATGAGGTTAAAGTTATTCGAAGTTAATTGTATCCCTCTGTCAGTCAGATGTTCATGCATGGCTGCCTCTGTGGGTACGGAACATAAattgaggaaaaacagcaactAACTGACTCATATTTGACAAATGATGTGGGAAATACTGAAATCTGTTCAAGAATACAAAATTAGGCTCATacgattttttttaatttagaagATATAActggttgattttttttgaaTCAATCGTTTTGAGAACGTTTTGGGAGActacgcttatttgctttcttgagagttagatgaaaatatcaataccactcatgtctgtttggtaaatatgaagcttagcttagcaacagGGCTGGAAACACAGAAAGCCGGGCTTTGTCCATACCAACAAAATCCGCCGACCAGCACctctcattaattaacacattagGTCTTGTTTAATAccaaaactgaagtgtaaaagtgcccccccccacccccccccttttggacagagccggctagctgtttccctttgcTTCTagtctttgcgctaagctaacagtctcctgtagcttcataattagctttgatggacagaaagggcagtggtatcaatcttcttcaAAGAACGTGAAGTGTAActttatttgccaaaatgtctaAAACTATTACTTCACTGTTGCATGTAATGTAGTTATTACTAGGTCGACTTTTAGCTATAAGAGTCAATTCATAAAGACACCTGCTCCTGACTAGAAAGAGTGAAAACGTGTGGAAACAAAATCTGAAGTTTGtcaacattagctaacattagccaccattgTGTACTGGGCACTAATGAATTCAACTTTCACGAGTAAGAGAAGGAATGCCATTAAACGTGCTATTAAAAGCCAGTGTTACAAAACTCGCCCAACGTCCAAAACCACATCATGCGCGGACACAAGacttaaaatactgtttgtgcAGAAAATCGGGGAGACTGAAGCGCTGCTGTGAATAAATGATTCTCATAGCAAACAATAATTTTGAGTGTTGTACCATGAATGATGTGATTTTgtgcaaaatgtcacaaatcatgctcGGTCATACCaagttttatttgaaacattATGATGACACTATATTTAGTTCGCCAGGGAAATTCCTCCATACAGAATTAATATCAATAAACCATGTCAGTTATAGAATTGTTGCTTAATTTCATGTCAATATACAACTACGTAGATTATTGCCTATAGCCAGTTCTGTGTGGTTTgtgagatggaaagaaaaaaaacgacattCTTTTCCCCAGTATTGCCAAATAGTTgtctctgaaacacagacattGAACCTCAGATGCAAACCTTTATGAACTACTCTGGGGCAAAATAAGAAAACTAACCCCTAATAAATAAGGTTCACTGCCTTGTGAAACTTGTGTCTGTTTCCAAGAAACAGCtttactgagagaaaaaaactcttCAAATCTTGAACATGCACtgatgtaaaacattttctcagatTTAGTCATCAGTTATCAGTTATCTCTGTAAACCTACTTCTTGGAACTGGGCCCCTGGCGCCTAATGTCTAGTTGTCCAAAGCAATAATCTCAAACCAGGAAAAGGTCATTTGTAacacatttgacatgttttctttgtatgaTCTTTTTCTGAAATCAGATGTGAACCAAATGTAACctttcctcaaaaaaaaagacatgaagccTGTGACTTTATATTTAACCTTGAGATGACTGTTTGTGTTCAAGCCTGTCAAGGGTGTGTTGGTCATACCACAGCTGTactgtttgactgttttaaaGGGGAAGTTGGAGATTTTTTCAGTATTGTAAAAGTCATCTTATACTCAGGTAACTGCTTTACCAAAAGAGATGTAAAGCAGTACAAGTCAGCAAGCCCTAAAACAGTGACAACACCCTCCTTATAGCTGCACTGTGGAGTTtacttgtaaacaaacaaaagtgatgTTTACATTCATTGCTTCCAAAACgagtgtatccttgaggtccaacaaatctgttgaaaacatacaacaaaagTCAAGTAAGGtcaaaagtattttatttgaatccagcattgtttacatctatATTTACTTGCTAGCTGTCtccttcttccctgcctttgctggTACATTGATGCATATCTTGGCACATTACcgccacctgttgatcagtggaatagtgcaAAACCATTAGCAGGAATGTGTAT
It encodes:
- the polr1d gene encoding DNA-directed RNA polymerases I and III subunit RPAC2, translating into MAGEGEKKPVLEMVQADGADEGCVTFVLHEEDHTLGNSLRYMIMKTVDVDFCGYTITHPSESKINFRIQTRGGIPATEPLRRGLNELSDVCQHVLNTFQARVDEFKEKQEQPME